A genome region from Hymenobacter chitinivorans DSM 11115 includes the following:
- a CDS encoding lycopene cyclase family protein, with amino-acid sequence MKPDFDYLLAGGGAAGLSLAYHLSQEPRLRDQRVVLIEPSAKDQNDRTWSFWTAAPTLFDSIVAHEWRQLAFRSPTFEQVFQLQRYRYKMIRGLDFYQFVRAELAQNPQFTFVQATVEALTNTPEGVMATTSAGVLTARYAFDSRPPQLNKQPEKHRYLLQHFVGWEVEAEHDVFDPATAEFMDFRGAQHQEARFIYVLPFSPRTALVEYTLFSEELLPKAEYEAAMADYLRNTLGLSSYRIVSEEIGAIPMTDHALPVQQGAHIINLGTRAGRAKPSTGYAFMRIQEHSARLVQALATTGQPPRDLTGDQFQFHLFDTLLLDIMKRRGETTRDIFTELFQRNPIERILAFLDERTGWLNNFRIMNSVTPWPFLLSIWHVLRGRPGRR; translated from the coding sequence GTGAAGCCTGACTTTGACTACCTACTCGCCGGCGGCGGCGCGGCCGGCCTGAGCCTGGCCTACCACCTGAGCCAGGAGCCCCGGCTCCGTGACCAGCGCGTGGTGCTCATTGAGCCCAGTGCCAAAGATCAGAACGACCGGACCTGGTCGTTCTGGACGGCTGCGCCCACGCTCTTCGATTCGATTGTGGCCCACGAGTGGCGGCAGCTGGCGTTTCGCAGTCCCACGTTCGAGCAGGTATTCCAGCTGCAGCGCTACCGCTACAAGATGATTCGGGGCCTGGACTTCTACCAGTTTGTGCGCGCCGAACTGGCCCAGAATCCGCAGTTTACCTTCGTGCAAGCCACCGTCGAGGCCCTGACCAATACGCCGGAGGGCGTGATGGCCACCACCAGCGCCGGTGTGCTTACTGCCCGCTACGCCTTCGATAGTCGGCCCCCGCAGCTGAATAAGCAGCCCGAAAAGCACCGCTACCTGCTGCAGCACTTTGTGGGCTGGGAGGTGGAAGCGGAGCACGACGTATTTGATCCGGCGACGGCCGAATTCATGGATTTTCGGGGGGCGCAGCATCAGGAAGCGCGGTTTATCTACGTGCTGCCGTTCAGCCCGCGCACGGCCCTGGTCGAGTATACGCTCTTCTCGGAAGAGCTGCTGCCCAAGGCCGAGTACGAAGCGGCTATGGCGGACTACCTGCGCAATACGCTGGGGCTGAGTTCTTACCGGATTGTCAGTGAGGAAATTGGGGCCATCCCCATGACCGACCATGCGCTGCCCGTCCAGCAGGGAGCCCACATCATCAACCTGGGGACCCGCGCCGGCCGGGCCAAGCCCAGCACGGGCTACGCCTTTATGCGCATTCAGGAACACAGCGCCCGGCTGGTGCAGGCCCTGGCTACCACTGGCCAGCCGCCCCGTGACCTGACCGGCGACCAGTTCCAGTTTCACCTCTTCGATACGCTGCTGCTCGACATTATGAAGCGCCGCGGCGAAACCACCCGCGACATTTTCACGGAATTGTTTCAGCGCAACCCCATCGAGCGGATCCTGGCTTTTCTGGACGAGCGCACCGGGTGGCTCAACAACTTCCGCATCATGAACTCAGTGACGCCCTGGCCCTTCCTTCTATCCATCTGGCACGTGCTGCGGGGCCGTCCAGGCCGCCGGTAA
- a CDS encoding carboxypeptidase-like regulatory domain-containing protein, giving the protein MLHISTLIGLVLLFTAQDALAQSLVSMDADRETGAEVSTRLNCQPLAGQVVDAMGQPIIGATLLLKGTTNAYITDGKGSFEITAPVSQKQVVAVEAAGYLPAMITLTSCALSDIVLERDPAVRIKRGGKKAGQIVRYGDAYRQ; this is encoded by the coding sequence ATGCTGCACATTTCCACATTGATAGGCTTGGTCTTACTGTTTACTGCGCAAGATGCTCTGGCTCAGAGCTTGGTCAGTATGGATGCCGACAGGGAGACGGGTGCCGAAGTCTCCACCCGGCTGAATTGCCAGCCGCTGGCCGGGCAGGTCGTCGATGCCATGGGGCAGCCTATAATCGGCGCAACATTGCTTCTAAAAGGCACGACTAATGCCTATATCACCGATGGCAAGGGCAGTTTTGAGATTACGGCGCCTGTGTCGCAGAAGCAAGTAGTGGCCGTTGAGGCGGCGGGCTACCTGCCCGCAATGATAACCCTGACCAGCTGTGCGCTGTCGGACATCGTGCTGGAGCGAGACCCGGCCGTGCGCATTAAGCGCGGTGGGAAGAAAGCCGGGCAGATAGTACGCTACGGTGATGCGTACCGGCAGTAG
- a CDS encoding cytochrome c family protein: MQKRILSLPTRAFAGVAVAFLALATACTYSKGQEPSPCADTTPVTYQAVISPIFDTNCRACHGAGVYQQLGGGNDYSTYQGIKNQSASLILGCIQHQPGYDPMPKGLAKLSTCDIAKIKAWIDAGQPNN; this comes from the coding sequence ATGCAAAAACGTATACTCTCGTTGCCGACCCGGGCTTTTGCCGGGGTCGCCGTAGCTTTTCTTGCCCTTGCTACCGCCTGCACTTATTCCAAGGGGCAGGAGCCAAGCCCGTGCGCCGATACGACGCCGGTAACGTACCAGGCGGTTATTTCCCCCATTTTCGATACCAACTGCCGGGCCTGCCACGGAGCTGGCGTTTACCAGCAGCTGGGCGGCGGCAACGACTACAGTACGTACCAGGGAATCAAAAACCAGTCGGCTTCGCTGATTCTGGGCTGCATTCAGCACCAGCCCGGCTACGACCCCATGCCCAAGGGCCTGGCCAAGCTTTCGACCTGCGACATTGCCAAGATCAAAGCTTGGATTGACGCTGGTCAGCCCAACAACTAG
- a CDS encoding YceI family protein, with product MRLVSLVLIPLLLVAAPASFGQSKFMTKTGRVTFFSTSIIEDIEAINNATAAVIDLNTSQLAFSVPIKDFTFKRTLMQEHFNENYMESGKFPRATFTGRFVGLDVSTLSTAGTHQVKAEGDLTLHGVTHHVTVPGTLEMKNGQLQAFALFSVAPADYGIEIPLLVRENIAKIVSIRVILIGDPVGGSAAPVSRSASPN from the coding sequence ATGAGGCTCGTGTCCTTAGTGCTTATTCCATTGCTTTTAGTGGCCGCCCCGGCCAGCTTTGGGCAAAGCAAGTTCATGACCAAGACGGGCCGGGTTACTTTCTTCTCCACCAGCATCATCGAGGACATAGAGGCCATTAACAACGCTACGGCCGCAGTTATTGACCTTAATACTAGTCAACTAGCTTTTTCAGTGCCGATTAAGGATTTCACGTTTAAGCGCACCCTGATGCAGGAGCACTTCAACGAGAACTACATGGAATCGGGGAAATTTCCCCGGGCCACGTTTACCGGCCGTTTTGTGGGCCTCGACGTGAGTACGCTCAGCACGGCTGGCACCCATCAGGTGAAGGCCGAAGGTGATTTGACCCTGCACGGCGTAACTCACCACGTCACGGTGCCCGGCACGCTGGAAATGAAGAACGGGCAGCTCCAGGCCTTTGCCCTGTTCAGCGTAGCCCCAGCCGATTACGGAATCGAAATTCCGCTGCTGGTGCGCGAGAACATTGCCAAAATAGTCAGTATCCGGGTCATTCTGATTGGCGACCCGGTAGGCGGCTCAGCAGCCCCGGTTTCGCGCTCGGCTTCTCCTAACTAA
- a CDS encoding DUF5777 family beta-barrel protein: MKTLQRTSSFFFSLAVLLLAVPLAHAQTDLLGQLEKETVDPQKREVVAATFKGTHIINSQSVETPGKGTLAFLIQHRFGTLNSGAYNFFGLDQAVLRLSFEYGLTSRLAVGVGRSSQEKTFDGFVKYRAIQQSTGTRAMPVSVTLFASSAITTLKFNAAEDRNRTTASRMTYAYQALIARKFSPELSVQLMPTLIHRNYVATAPEENDVYALGGALRQKITKRTALTADYYYLFGGNTASNFRNALGLGVDLETGGHVFQLHVTNSLGMTEKFFVPETTGKFFSGDLYFGFTVARNFTVKSQI; this comes from the coding sequence ATGAAAACACTTCAACGCACGAGTTCTTTTTTCTTTAGCCTGGCAGTGCTGCTGCTGGCGGTGCCCCTGGCGCACGCCCAGACCGATTTGCTGGGGCAGCTGGAAAAGGAGACGGTTGACCCGCAGAAGCGCGAGGTAGTGGCCGCCACTTTCAAAGGCACGCACATCATCAACTCGCAGTCGGTCGAGACGCCCGGGAAAGGTACCCTGGCCTTTCTGATTCAGCACCGCTTTGGCACGCTCAACAGCGGGGCCTACAATTTCTTCGGGCTCGACCAGGCCGTGCTGCGCCTGAGCTTCGAGTACGGCCTGACCAGCCGCCTGGCCGTGGGCGTGGGCCGCAGCTCGCAGGAGAAGACTTTCGACGGGTTCGTAAAGTACCGGGCCATTCAGCAGTCAACCGGCACGCGGGCCATGCCGGTTTCGGTGACGTTGTTTGCCTCTTCGGCCATTACCACGCTGAAGTTTAACGCGGCCGAAGACCGGAACCGCACTACGGCTTCGCGGATGACCTACGCGTACCAAGCCCTGATAGCGCGTAAGTTCAGCCCGGAGCTGTCGGTGCAGCTCATGCCCACGCTGATTCACCGCAACTACGTGGCCACGGCCCCCGAGGAAAACGACGTGTATGCGCTGGGCGGGGCTCTGCGTCAGAAAATCACCAAGCGTACGGCCCTGACAGCCGACTATTACTATCTGTTTGGGGGCAACACGGCCAGCAATTTTCGCAATGCCCTGGGCCTGGGCGTCGACCTGGAAACTGGTGGCCACGTGTTTCAGCTGCACGTGACGAACTCTCTGGGTATGACCGAAAAGTTTTTCGTGCCCGAAACCACCGGCAAGTTCTTCTCCGGCGACCTGTACTTCGGTTTCACGGTAGCCCGCAACTTCACGGTTAAGTCCCAGATTTAA
- a CDS encoding group I truncated hemoglobin — translation MKNTLLLAGLLASTLLLGSCGSKEEEAQATAPTLYDRLGKTEGIAKIVDGLIANVGAETATANSVMLRSHKPMLDAVNGVNGQAPTDPTRLQRLRNNFIDQLGEAAGGPLTYKGKSMLVAHTGMNVTALEFSVWHKQLEASLASNGVTESDKAAVYAIVDKMQGDVVGH, via the coding sequence ATGAAAAACACCTTACTCCTGGCTGGCCTGCTGGCTAGCACTCTGCTGTTGGGCTCTTGTGGCAGCAAAGAAGAAGAAGCTCAGGCCACGGCCCCCACGCTCTACGACCGACTGGGCAAAACGGAAGGCATTGCTAAAATCGTGGATGGCCTGATTGCCAATGTTGGCGCCGAAACGGCCACGGCCAACTCGGTGATGCTCCGCTCACACAAGCCTATGCTCGACGCCGTGAATGGCGTGAACGGCCAGGCTCCTACCGACCCAACCCGTCTGCAGCGCCTGCGCAACAACTTTATCGACCAACTGGGAGAAGCCGCCGGCGGCCCGCTGACGTACAAGGGCAAAAGCATGCTCGTGGCCCATACCGGCATGAATGTGACGGCCCTGGAATTCAGCGTGTGGCACAAGCAGCTCGAGGCCTCCCTGGCTTCGAATGGCGTAACGGAGTCCGATAAGGCGGCCGTGTACGCCATTGTCGACAAGATGCAAGGCGACGTAGTGGGTCACTAA
- a CDS encoding ABC transporter ATP-binding protein: MCLPGPAFVAIIGHNGCGKTTLFRALTGQIPYQGTVHLAGHDLRQVRRPAATGLLAHLPQRSSVGFPIEVRELVVMGRFRHHRFLSSYSKRDYELAEAALQRVGAAHLSRRDFTQLSGGEQQLVWLAQLALQDAGLYLLDEPTQQLDVYYRRRIFDLLHEWVAQAGKTILCITHDLDNLAALPGYLLNLSRPEPQLQPLSAAVVQAEREFLESEASLAVPPAR, translated from the coding sequence TTGTGCCTGCCCGGGCCGGCTTTCGTAGCCATTATTGGGCACAACGGCTGCGGCAAAACCACCCTGTTCCGGGCCCTGACCGGCCAGATTCCCTACCAGGGCACGGTCCACCTTGCCGGCCACGACCTGCGCCAGGTGCGCCGCCCCGCCGCTACCGGCCTGCTGGCCCATTTGCCCCAGCGCAGCTCGGTGGGCTTTCCCATTGAGGTGCGGGAGCTGGTGGTCATGGGCCGGTTTCGCCACCACCGCTTTCTGAGCTCTTATAGCAAGCGGGATTACGAGCTGGCCGAAGCGGCCCTGCAGCGCGTGGGCGCGGCTCACCTCTCCCGCCGCGACTTTACCCAGCTCTCGGGCGGGGAGCAGCAGCTGGTGTGGCTGGCCCAATTGGCATTGCAGGATGCGGGCCTCTACCTGCTCGACGAGCCCACCCAGCAGCTCGACGTGTACTACCGCCGCCGCATCTTCGATTTGCTCCACGAGTGGGTGGCGCAGGCCGGCAAAACCATCCTCTGCATCACCCACGACCTTGACAACCTTGCGGCCCTGCCGGGCTACTTGCTCAATCTGTCGAGGCCTGAGCCCCAGCTGCAGCCACTTTCGGCCGCCGTGGTGCAGGCCGAGCGGGAATTTCTGGAAAGTGAGGCCAGTTTGGCGGTGCCCCCGGCCCGCTGA
- a CDS encoding DUF2795 domain-containing protein, which yields MYWTLELASYLEDAPWPATKDELIDYSIRSGAPMEVVENLQALEDDGQPYENIEEVWPDYPTKEDFMFNEDEY from the coding sequence ATGTATTGGACCCTCGAACTGGCTTCGTATCTGGAAGATGCCCCCTGGCCTGCCACCAAGGATGAACTCATTGACTACTCTATCCGCTCGGGCGCCCCGATGGAAGTAGTAGAGAACCTGCAGGCCCTGGAAGATGATGGCCAACCTTACGAGAACATCGAAGAAGTGTGGCCGGACTATCCGACCAAAGAGGACTTCATGTTCAACGAGGACGAATACTAA
- a CDS encoding DUF349 domain-containing protein, with protein sequence MEPQDHLLAEARRYGYIEGDQVWLQPVMDLPARQIGLVKDTEEAALLYFAQRFENFRAKVDELLHKMEESENKGSFLMKALHLKEQTATYDGLGDFEALHRRLTEAEENIKVTIARNREKNLATKISLIQETEALRDSIDWQAAGDKLKDLRQAWIKTGPVDKQITEELETRFRDAVEEFFVKKKEFMAQKKAMTNRVFDKYKELIHKSEALQNSDDFEGTTAKLKQLQQEWKEVGGSLPRKQANELWTRFRAAHNHFFERLKEHISTKRVETVTASSGGPDDNLSRKRALVAEADALLNRPMNEAVARAKELQAAWKKVGPVRGEESDRVWEAFILACDKVFEMSALEHFIRKRQASNPEVLTKDEQVNTRIQALRDFIKSDQQERLTLEENLGKLSDSPGNDTFRTMLQGKVRAFDRKIRTKTELIEILRRRLVA encoded by the coding sequence ATGGAACCACAAGACCACTTACTGGCCGAAGCTCGCCGATATGGCTACATCGAGGGCGACCAGGTGTGGCTACAACCCGTTATGGATTTGCCGGCCCGGCAAATTGGCCTGGTAAAAGACACTGAGGAAGCCGCTCTGCTATATTTTGCCCAGCGTTTCGAAAATTTCCGCGCCAAGGTCGACGAACTCCTGCACAAGATGGAGGAGTCCGAAAACAAGGGCTCCTTTCTGATGAAGGCCCTGCACCTGAAAGAGCAAACCGCCACCTACGACGGCCTCGGTGACTTTGAGGCCCTGCACCGCCGCCTGACCGAGGCCGAGGAAAATATCAAGGTGACCATTGCCCGCAACCGGGAAAAAAACCTGGCCACCAAGATCAGCCTGATTCAGGAAACCGAAGCCCTGCGCGACTCCATCGACTGGCAGGCCGCCGGCGACAAGCTCAAGGACCTGCGCCAGGCCTGGATCAAGACCGGCCCAGTGGACAAGCAGATTACCGAGGAGCTGGAAACCCGCTTCCGCGACGCAGTAGAGGAGTTCTTTGTCAAGAAAAAGGAGTTTATGGCCCAGAAAAAGGCCATGACCAACCGCGTCTTCGACAAGTACAAAGAGCTCATTCACAAGTCGGAAGCGCTGCAGAACTCCGACGATTTCGAAGGCACCACCGCCAAGCTCAAGCAGCTGCAGCAGGAGTGGAAGGAAGTCGGGGGCTCGTTGCCGCGCAAGCAGGCCAACGAGCTGTGGACCCGCTTCCGGGCGGCGCACAACCACTTCTTCGAGCGTCTCAAGGAACACATCAGCACCAAGCGCGTCGAAACCGTGACGGCCAGCAGCGGCGGCCCCGACGACAACCTGAGCCGCAAGCGGGCCCTGGTAGCCGAAGCCGACGCCCTGCTCAACCGCCCTATGAACGAGGCCGTGGCCCGGGCCAAAGAGCTGCAGGCCGCCTGGAAGAAGGTGGGCCCCGTGCGCGGTGAGGAGTCGGACCGGGTGTGGGAGGCCTTTATCCTGGCCTGCGACAAGGTGTTCGAAATGAGTGCCCTGGAGCACTTCATCCGTAAGCGGCAGGCCAGCAACCCCGAAGTGCTAACCAAAGACGAGCAGGTAAACACCCGGATTCAGGCCCTGCGCGACTTTATCAAGTCGGACCAGCAGGAGCGCCTGACGCTGGAAGAAAACCTGGGCAAGCTCAGCGACTCTCCCGGCAACGACACGTTCCGAACCATGCTGCAGGGTAAAGTGCGGGCCTTCGACCGTAAAATCCGGACCAAAACCGAGCTCATCGAAATCTTACGGCGCCGCTTAGTTGCGTAG